A single region of the Sciurus carolinensis chromosome 16, mSciCar1.2, whole genome shotgun sequence genome encodes:
- the LOC124966201 gene encoding vomeronasal type-1 receptor 4-like — protein MAASEVALGIILLSQTVVGVLGNSSLLLHYVVLYFTGCRVRHTDLIFQHLIVANLLTLLCRGIPQTVAAFSGKYFLSDIGCKLLFTLHRVGRGVSICSTCLLSIFQAIKISSGNSRWAELKGKASKYIDSFAYLNWILCLLVNAVFPMYVSGNRSSTNFTSMKDFGYCSSVRHDTTTDSLHAVLLSSTDAVCVGLMLWTSSSMVLILHRHKQRMQHVHKTSSSRSSPESRATKTILLLVSTFVLFYSLSCIFQICLAVIYHPNRFLVSTAAVVAGCFPAISPFLLMGRDTNASRLCLTWIRNGKTSDIMRNM, from the coding sequence ATGGCAGCCAGTGAGGTGGCTTTAGGAATCATCTTACTGTCACAGACTGTGGTAGGAGTTCTGGGCaattcctctctcctcctccattaCGTGGTCCTTTACTTCACTGGGTGCAGGGTAAGACACACAGACTTGATCTTTCAGCACTTGATTGTGGCCAACTTGTTAACCCTCCTTTGTAGAGGAATTCCCCAGACAGTGGCAGCTTTCAGtgggaaatattttctcagtGATATTGGATGCAAACTACTTTTCACTCTTCACAGGGTGGGCAGGGGTGTGTCCATTTGCAGCACCTGCCTCCTGAGCATCTTTCAGGCTATTAAGATAAGTTCTGGCAACTCCAGGTGGGCAGAGCTTAAAGGGAAAGCTTCCAAGTACATTGACTCTTTTGCATACTTGAACTGGATCCTGTGCCTCCTTGTAAATGCTGTTTTTCCTATGTATGTGAGTGGAAACAGGAGTAGTACAAATTTTACCAGCATGAAAGATTTTGGGTACTGTTCAAGTGTTCGTCATGATACAACCACAGATTCACTGCATGCAGTATTGCTGTCATCCACTGATGCTGTGTGTGTGGGCCTCATGCTCTGGACCAGCAGCTCCATGGTGCTCATCCTACACAGGCACAAGCAGAGAATGCAGCATGTGCACAAGACCAGCTCTTCCAGATCCTCCCCTGAATCCAGAGCCACCAAAACCATCCTCCTCCTGGTGAGCacctttgtcttattttactCACTTTCCTGCATCTTTCAAATTTGTTTGGCTGTTATTTACCATCCCAACAGGTTCCTGGTGAGCACAGCTGCCGTAGTTGCTGGGTGTTTCCCAGCCATCAGCCCCTTCCTGCTCATGGGCAGGGACACTAATGCATCCAGGCTCTGCCTAACATGGATAAGGAATGGGAAAACTTCTGATATCATGAGGAATATGTAA